GGTAAATAATTCTTTATCCAGTTCAGTAGTCAGTATGGCACCGTTTTTCAGGTAAAAATCTATAGTGTTGCGTGTCGGGATAGCTGATATATAAAGTTTGTCTGCCCCAAAGTTTGAAGCAGATTTTTTGCAGGCATTCAAAAGCTGCCTGCCTGTCCCCTTTCCCTGATAAGCATGACTTACATACAGAATATCCATCTTACGGTAGTTTTGCTTCACTCCTCTGGGCTTGTATTCTACAGAAGCCACTCCTATCAGTTTTTCCTGATCAAAAGCTCCATATACTACACCACCAGCAGATATCAACTTCAGCTGACGTTCTGTTATTTCGCTGAGTTCTGCCGGATCAAAGCCGCTAACAGTTTCTCTGTGAGGAATTAATAACAAAGAGCCATTTCTGTATATATAGAGATCTGCAATTTCTTCAGATCGATCTATCTCTTTTATACGAAATATTTCATCTTTATCCAGTGTCCGAATGTCTGGCATAAGTATTTTATTGTATAATGAATAATAGCTTAATTTTAAGGATAAATTTATACATTTGATCATAGATTAGTGTTATAAATATGGAATGGAATCAAATTAAAACGGATACACAAAAGATATATCCGGCAAATAGTATTACACTCTTTTTAATGGATACCGACTCTGGAAAACCGGCGACCTGCTGGGTGGATAAAGCTTATGCAGACTATCCGTATAAACAAGAGTGTATGTTTAACTGCTTTATATCAGTCAATCTGCTGAATGATGAGTTTAATCTGCGAAATGAAGATCTGGATTATAAAGATATAGAAGATTATTTCACCAAACAGCTCCGGGAAGTATGTGTATGTCATATCATAGCCCGTATCACAACAGATGATGGAATTTCAATCGAAATGTATGTAGATGATGTGGAAAGTGCAATTGGGAAGCTGAATGAACTGGAAGCAGACGCAAACAGACTGGTCAACTTCGATTGTGAAATAAGCGATGATGAGAACTGGGATAATGTGGATAATCTTTTGAACGACGTGGAATAAGGTTTTCCATACAGTACTATGTTAACACTGCGATCAGCCGAACAAATCAAACAGGATATACTTGCAGAAGGCAAAGCGCTGAGCACATTTCCTCAGTCCGTTAATTTTCCTTTTGCGTCATCTTATGTAGATCTGGTAAAGCAGATAAAAACCAAAGAGATCTCTACTGAATGTACACTCTTTAATGCTGCACAGGCCTCGAAAGAAACCCGGACATTTGCAGATCCGGATTACTGGCCGGCGACTTACACACGGCAGGGTATTGATCGCTTTTGGATTTTCGGACAGAATGGTCAGGGAGATCTTTGGTTGTTGGACAATGAACATAAGCTCTATTTTTATGACCACAATCAGGGACAAATGAGCCTGAATAATTTTGTGGAATTGCATATTGATTTTGACTGTTGGCTGCAATATGCAGATCTGAACCGACAGTTGGATGAGATATATAACCAGGAAGGTGAAATTAATGAAGCCTGCAAAAATGATTATATCCATAAATTGCAACATATGGGAAATGCCTTGCTGCGGCTTTTTGAACTCTAATTAAATGATTTTATAATGCTTACTGCTATTCATCCAAAATTGCCTATGCGTGATAAGGTTATCACACAAGCGTTTTACACAAAAGAGTTGGCTTTCGAAATAATCGGAGATTACGGAGATTATTTAATGATCCGAAAAGAGAACATCGAGATTCATTTCTTCCTGTTTCGGGAACTCGATCCTTTAGAAAATTATGGTCAAGTTTATATCCGGACAGACAATATAGAGGAATGTTACCAGTCTCTTCTGGACAACAACGTAAGTATACATCCGAATGGTCCGCTGGAGATCAAGCCATGGGGACAACAGGAATTTTCTATACTTGACCCGGATAATAATCTACTCACATTCGGTCAGGCTGTAGTGTAATTTTGCTGTATCATGAAAAAAATATTACCGGGACTTTATACGCTATTGCTTCTTACTGTACTACTGTCCTGTATTGGTAAAAGCAGTGAAAACCATTCGCTTTCACAACTCCGGAATAAGGTTCAGAACACGGTTCAAACTGATATCAGAGAAGCAGATCTGATTTTTCAGTCTTCTCTTTCCGAACAAAGTAAAGCTATTCAACTGGCTACAAACTCTCCTTACTCCCATTGTGGAATTATCTTTAAGGAGGGCGAAGATTATGTTGTACTGGAAGCTGTTCAACCTGTACAGAAAACACCTCTTTTGGAGTGGATCGCAAGAGGAGAAAATAATCAGTACGTGATCAGGCGTCTTAAAAATGCGGATCAGATATTAACGACAGCTGTACTGAACCGTATGAAAAAAGAAGGTGAAAAGCTGGAAGGAAGAGATTATGATGTCCGGTTTGAATGGACTGATGACAAAATCTATTGTTCTGAACTGATCTATAAAATATATGAGCGTGCTGCCGGAATAAAATTGGGGAAGTTACAGAAACTGAAAGATTTTGATTTTACGAATGCTGCTGTCAGAGCTGAATTAAAGGAACGCTACGGGCGTCATATCCCGTTGAATGAAACGGTAATTTCACCTGCTGCAGTCTTCGATAGTGAATTGCTCGAAACGATTACACAAGAGTAAGGAATGGATATTTAAACCATACTTACATAGGAAAAAGAATAGAATGACTAAACATACATATTTAATTTATGGCATTAGTAAAGGCTTAGGTAAAGCTTTAGCCCGGCATCTTCCAGATCCTGATGATCAGGTGTATGGGGTCTCAAGAAGTCAGCCCGATTATCTGCATGATGCGAATCATAAGATGGAATGGATCAGTGCTGATTTGGCAAAACCTGCAGAGTCAGCAGCGAGTATCCGCAATGCCATAGGCGACAGCCGGATTGATTATCTGATTTATAACGTGGGTATATGGGAACATAATGCTTTTTCAGACGGCTATGATTTTAAGGATAACAGGGAGGAAGAGATTCTGACGATGATCAATACCAATATTTCATCCTGCCTTCTGGCGGTACGGAGTTTTACGGAGAACTTAAAGAAATCTGAAAACGCAAAGATTATATTGATTGGCTCTACCTGGGGATTAGAGAATCATAATGGAAAAGAAGTAACTTTCTCGGCTACTAAATTTGCCTTGCGGGGAATTATACATGCATTAAGAGAAAATCTTCGTGAATACAGCATTGGCGTGTCCGTTCTGAATCTGGGCTATCTGGCTACTGAATTTGACTATGAAGATGACCTGGATACGATTATAGAGCAAACTGATGCTGAACTGATTCCTTTACAGGACGTAATAGCGGCTGTGCGATTTATTCTATCAACCTCAAAGGCCACCTGTGTCAAAGAGATTACCATGCCCGCCATGAAAGATATGAATGTGTGATTTTTGGGCTTCAACCATCTTAATATCACTTGTAACAACGATATTGGAATAATTATTGACTCTACTGATTTCCTGTAATCTTATTTTACATTATTTAAAAATAATACATAATTTTAATGAAAACTATACTATTTGCTATTCCTTTTGTTCTATTATATTCCTGTAATACGGGAACTGAAAATAAAAAAGAACTGTCTTCCGGTGATACGACGACTTCTGTAGTATCTGCAGATACGATAAGCAAACCGGTTTCAGATACTAAAGATTTGATCTGGACCGGGATACCGGTAAAACAGCTCCCATTTACAGATTCCACTAATTTTGATAATTATAAACCCGTAACTAAACAAAATCCGGAACTTCTTAAGAAGCTTAATCTTGAAAAAGCTATAGCAGATGCCACGGATTTTAATATAAATTATAGCCTCCCACTTTCCAATAATTTTCAAACTGTTGTGATTACGTATCATAAGGGAGAAATGGAGTTATGTACCAGTATGCTGACAGTGGATAAGAATACTAAAATCATCGATATCCTGCCTGTAGCATATGATGAAGTAGCTGAATCTGCTTTTCGTAAAATCAGTGTGATTGAAAAAGATAAAATCACTGTGGATGACTGGAATTATATGCAGGAAGAACCTACCAAAGAAACAAAAAAATACATCTTACAAGAAAACGGAAAGTTTAAAGAGGTAAAGTAAAGTTCAGATTTAAGGATTAACACCTCTATGGAGTCTGGATAAAAGGGTTGCTTTCATATTACAAATTATTTTACTAAATTTGTTAGTAATATGAAGCGATCCGGCACAGCTGATTTACCATTACACTACGGTCATGTTCCATTGTGGCTTGCAGAGCGCATGGGTAAATTAGGTTTAGCTATTGTTGAGGAGATCATCAGTCATAAAGGTAAGCATGAATTTTTGAGCAGATTGAGCAATCCTTTCTGGTTTCAGAGTCTGGGTGCTGTAATGGGAATGGACTGGCATTCTTCAGGTATTACTACTTCGGTGATGGGTGCGCTCAAGCGAAGTATTAATCCGCATGCTAAAGAATTTGGTATTTATGTCTGTGGTGGAAAAGGTAAATTATCCAGACAGACTCCGCTGGAGCTTGCACGTTTTGCAGAATTCAACGGATTAGATGCTGCAGATATGGTGCGGTGCAGTAAACTGGCCGCAAAAGTAGATAATACAGCTATCCAGGATGGTTTTCAGCTTTATCAGCATAATTTTGTAGTCAGTAATGAGGGACAATGGACTGTAATTCAGCAAGGCATGAGTGATGCAAGCAGTACTGCGAGGCGTTATCATTGGCATTCAGCAGCTATACAGTCTTTTACAGAAGAGCCACATACCTTTATTTATGGACAAAACTGTGGGGAGATCCTCAATCTGACAGATAAAGCTGCACGTCCGATCAAAGAAGCGATGTTAAGTGTGCTAGCTGAAAATCCCGAACACATACTAAAGGAGGCTACTCATCTGGTTATGCCTGATCATCATGATGTACGTGCGGAAAATGTAGATCTGAAAAGACTGGGGTCTGTATTGTGGTTAGCACAGGATAATAACATTCAGCATTTTGAAGAATTATTATTGTTGAAAGGAATGGGGCCGCGTACCTTGCAGTCGCTTGCCCTGGTCAGCGAAGTCATACATGGCAGTCCGTCCCGATTCCGCGATCCGGCGAGATTTTCATTTGCTCACGGTGGTAAAGACGGTCACCCCTTCCCTGTCCCACTCACGGTGTATGATGATACCATACAAACCTTGCAAAATGCTATACAACGTTCCAGATTAGGAAATTCAGACAAATCGCAGGCTATTAAATCGCTTTCTCAAATTGCTAGCCGCATGGAAGAGGGATTTACACCGAATGACAACTTTGATAAAGTAATAGAAAAAGAACGTGCCGAATCCTGGAAATACGGAGGCCGGACTGTATTTGGAAAAGCAAAACCTCCCCTTCCAGCTCAACTTAATCTTTTTGATTAATGGACTATAATAAACTTACAATACAGGAAGCCACAGAAATACAGGAGGATTTACGTCAGAAGCTTCGCTTTGACCGTCCGGATACTCAGGCTATATATACCATAGGCGGAGCTGATATTTCTTTTAACAAGAACAGCGAAATTTTGTATGCCGCTATAGTGATTCTGAATTATCCGGATATGACTTTGCACTCATATGCATTAGCTACTGGCCACTCTTCGTTTCCCTATATTCCCGGTTATCTGGCTTTTCGTGAAGTACCTGCCTTATTGAATGCCTGGTCTTTACTTCCTTCCAGACCAGATGTGCTGGTGCTGGATGGGCAAGGTATTCTGCATCCCAGACAAATGGGAATTGCTTCTCACTTTGGAGTACTTACCGGACAGGCAACCATTGGATGCGCCAAAAACTCTTTGTATGGGGCCCATGCTGATCTGGCGCGTTTCAAAGGGGCATCTACACCAATAGTAGATGGAGCAACGCATATCGGTCATTTATTGCGGACAAAAGAAGCGGTAAAACCTGTTTTTATCTCTCCGGGATACGGGCTGTCTGTGAACAAAAGTCTGGAAGTAATACAGCAGTGTACGGGGCGATATCGTATTCCTGAGCCCACCCGGTTGGCCCATAATATAGTTAACGATTTTCGCACAGGGAAGCTAAAACCGGGATATCATAAGGTACAGCAGCCTTTGAGTTTGTTTTAGAGAATGAGATATTGGAGGTTCCTCATATTCCACTTTTGAATACTGCTTTCATTAGATAGTGTAATATTCCGACTTTTTGTGAAGAGCTGTAAAAAGAGAATCCCTCTCCCAAATCAATGGAAAAGGGATAACTCCACCCTGCATTAGAAAAAAATATAGTTAGTGTGAATGCTCACCTGAATTTGTCATTTTGGCCAATAAGAAAAATGCCCCTTTGTGAACCACTTTATCATTACTGCCGATCTCTTTTGTAGGAGTAATAGCGGTATATCCGTGTGCCGAGACACCTTTTATAACAGGTATCCTTTCATATACTAATGCTGCTTTCTCAGAACCTGATTTTTCATCATGAGAATGTGCGTGCTCTTCTCCTTCATGACCACTTTCGTGATGCTCTTCCTCGCGGTGTGCATCTGTCAGAATGAATATATAATCCTGTCCCTGAGAGGATACAATAGCCTCATTAGGGACAGCATTCACTTTATTATCCGATACAATCAGATTTGCCTGAACCTGCATACCATTGATCAGCCCTGTTTTATCCCCTAGTACCTGAGCATGCACAGCAACTGCATTCGTCTGTGCCTCAAAAGCCTGCCCTATCTGATCAATGCGTGCTTCATAAGATACTTCCGGATTATTAACTGCAGAAAATCGGATTAGTTGTCCCTTTCTGACTTTCGGAAGATCTTTTTCATATACATATACATCCACGTGTAACGATTCATTATTGACAATTTCCAGAATGGGACTGGATGCATTGATATTTGAACCAATCTGTGCTGCTATTGTCGATATGGTACCTGACATCGGTGCAATAATGGATACCTGAGAAGACATCTGAGTAGATCCGCCCCCGGCAGTCAGCTGTTTGTACAGACTGTTCCGTTGTGCTCTTAAATTAGCCAGTTCCATTTCTACTTGCTGCAGGCGCTTTAACGGAGCAGCGTTCCCTTCTACAAGTTCTTTTTGACGTAAAAGCTCTACTTCCGCTAATTTGATCTGATTATTTGTCAGTTGCAGTTGTTCCTGTGTCTTGATCAGATCAGGATTATTGATTACTCCAATGCGCTGCCCTTTACTGACGATATCCCCTTGCTGTACAAACAACTGTTGTAGTACTCCTCCAAAAACAGACGTTACAAAGGCTTTCTTGTCATTAGGAACAGTAAGTTGGCCGTTTAGAACGAGTCCGTCACTTAATACCTGCTGCGTTATAGTGGTATAGGTCAGTCCAATTTGTTTGAACTGAGCTTCTGTAAGTGAAGTTGTGGATTCATTTTCATGTTCGGATTCACCTTCTGCATGCTCACCAGCTTCTTTTGAAGGCGCCGGACTTCCGCCACACCCGGATAATGAGAGGGCTATTGCACATAATAAGGTTGGATAAATTATGTTGATCTTCATGTCTATTTATTGATTGATGTTTGGAAATATTGATAATTAACGACACTCTTATTGTATGCATTGAGTGCATTCAGATAGTTGATCTTGATGTCAATAGACTGCGTAAGAAACTGACTTAACTCAGCGTAGCTGATCTCTCCGCTCTGATATCCCAGGTTTGCAGCTTTGATAATAGCTTCCGCCTGCTTTAATCCTGAGGTTTCATAAAACTGGAGCTGACCTTCATTCTTGATGCGTTCGTTTTCTGCATTCTGAA
The Sphingobacterium spiritivorum genome window above contains:
- a CDS encoding GNAT family N-acetyltransferase, with translation MPDIRTLDKDEIFRIKEIDRSEEIADLYIYRNGSLLLIPHRETVSGFDPAELSEITERQLKLISAGGVVYGAFDQEKLIGVASVEYKPRGVKQNYRKMDILYVSHAYQGKGTGRQLLNACKKSASNFGADKLYISAIPTRNTIDFYLKNGAILTTELDKELFTAEPQDIHLEMDLSI
- a CDS encoding DUF695 domain-containing protein; the protein is MEWNQIKTDTQKIYPANSITLFLMDTDSGKPATCWVDKAYADYPYKQECMFNCFISVNLLNDEFNLRNEDLDYKDIEDYFTKQLREVCVCHIIARITTDDGISIEMYVDDVESAIGKLNELEADANRLVNFDCEISDDENWDNVDNLLNDVE
- a CDS encoding bleomycin resistance protein codes for the protein MLTAIHPKLPMRDKVITQAFYTKELAFEIIGDYGDYLMIRKENIEIHFFLFRELDPLENYGQVYIRTDNIEECYQSLLDNNVSIHPNGPLEIKPWGQQEFSILDPDNNLLTFGQAVV
- a CDS encoding YiiX family permuted papain-like enzyme, which gives rise to MKKILPGLYTLLLLTVLLSCIGKSSENHSLSQLRNKVQNTVQTDIREADLIFQSSLSEQSKAIQLATNSPYSHCGIIFKEGEDYVVLEAVQPVQKTPLLEWIARGENNQYVIRRLKNADQILTTAVLNRMKKEGEKLEGRDYDVRFEWTDDKIYCSELIYKIYERAAGIKLGKLQKLKDFDFTNAAVRAELKERYGRHIPLNETVISPAAVFDSELLETITQE
- a CDS encoding SDR family oxidoreductase, whose product is MTKHTYLIYGISKGLGKALARHLPDPDDQVYGVSRSQPDYLHDANHKMEWISADLAKPAESAASIRNAIGDSRIDYLIYNVGIWEHNAFSDGYDFKDNREEEILTMINTNISSCLLAVRSFTENLKKSENAKIILIGSTWGLENHNGKEVTFSATKFALRGIIHALRENLREYSIGVSVLNLGYLATEFDYEDDLDTIIEQTDAELIPLQDVIAAVRFILSTSKATCVKEITMPAMKDMNV
- a CDS encoding DUF763 domain-containing protein — its product is MKRSGTADLPLHYGHVPLWLAERMGKLGLAIVEEIISHKGKHEFLSRLSNPFWFQSLGAVMGMDWHSSGITTSVMGALKRSINPHAKEFGIYVCGGKGKLSRQTPLELARFAEFNGLDAADMVRCSKLAAKVDNTAIQDGFQLYQHNFVVSNEGQWTVIQQGMSDASSTARRYHWHSAAIQSFTEEPHTFIYGQNCGEILNLTDKAARPIKEAMLSVLAENPEHILKEATHLVMPDHHDVRAENVDLKRLGSVLWLAQDNNIQHFEELLLLKGMGPRTLQSLALVSEVIHGSPSRFRDPARFSFAHGGKDGHPFPVPLTVYDDTIQTLQNAIQRSRLGNSDKSQAIKSLSQIASRMEEGFTPNDNFDKVIEKERAESWKYGGRTVFGKAKPPLPAQLNLFD
- the nfi gene encoding deoxyribonuclease V (cleaves DNA at apurinic or apyrimidinic sites), translating into MDYNKLTIQEATEIQEDLRQKLRFDRPDTQAIYTIGGADISFNKNSEILYAAIVILNYPDMTLHSYALATGHSSFPYIPGYLAFREVPALLNAWSLLPSRPDVLVLDGQGILHPRQMGIASHFGVLTGQATIGCAKNSLYGAHADLARFKGASTPIVDGATHIGHLLRTKEAVKPVFISPGYGLSVNKSLEVIQQCTGRYRIPEPTRLAHNIVNDFRTGKLKPGYHKVQQPLSLF
- a CDS encoding efflux RND transporter periplasmic adaptor subunit, translated to MKINIIYPTLLCAIALSLSGCGGSPAPSKEAGEHAEGESEHENESTTSLTEAQFKQIGLTYTTITQQVLSDGLVLNGQLTVPNDKKAFVTSVFGGVLQQLFVQQGDIVSKGQRIGVINNPDLIKTQEQLQLTNNQIKLAEVELLRQKELVEGNAAPLKRLQQVEMELANLRAQRNSLYKQLTAGGGSTQMSSQVSIIAPMSGTISTIAAQIGSNINASSPILEIVNNESLHVDVYVYEKDLPKVRKGQLIRFSAVNNPEVSYEARIDQIGQAFEAQTNAVAVHAQVLGDKTGLINGMQVQANLIVSDNKVNAVPNEAIVSSQGQDYIFILTDAHREEEHHESGHEGEEHAHSHDEKSGSEKAALVYERIPVIKGVSAHGYTAITPTKEIGSNDKVVHKGAFFLLAKMTNSGEHSH